TATTTATCTCGGCCCCAAAGAAGTTCACTAGTAACTACTGCACGTTTATATACTTCGCTACTATCCATTGGTCTTACTTCTTTATctgtaatgaatatatttataatttaatctattatatatatatatctataatttaatctctataagttaattaatgtaatgtaattaataaaagataatacgtACCTTTTTCACTTGATCTGTCTATATCTATAGGCACACATATATCgcaaaatgtttcttttcgtTCTGTAACATGTTCACACTCAAGACATGTAGTTCGCAAAAGACTAATTCCTTCAAAATCTTctgaaataaaacatttcttgCTTTCCAATCTATGACTACTTATATCTCCATTACTTTCCGGAAATTCGGCGTGaccattttcatatttcatacaatatttcatataatatttcacattttcgTATGGTCTAGAAGATACTGATACaccatttaaatttgattgtaCAAGACAAGATGAACTTCCTcttgttgttatttttttcttttttcttgatttacgAATGCttcttttattagaattattaccTTCTGATTGTACATCTGTTAAATGTTCAGTGGAAAAGTCTGATAATGTATCATTATTTTGTCCAAATTGACTTTCTCTATGTCTGACCAACAATTGGAATGTTTCCCTAATATTGTCAAGTAAACATACTAAAAGTTCATGAGCATCTTGTTGTTGATTTCCCTCAAAAATAGGATTTACATCtctgaaagaaatttatatatcatttatatattgtatatatttataatatatatttataatatatgtaatatatacatttttctcttaaatatatattttttttaataatatatacctaAGAGCTTGTAAAAACGCATCTGGCTGATATGGTTCACTATTTTCTCTTGCTTCAGATGCACGCAATGCcataaataattcatgtaATTTTTCAGTAGCTATTTGTATTCtgtgtttattattatctccaGTAGGTCCAGCCAAAGCTAATAAATCTTTACTACTCCAACTCCGACTGCCACTTGATGTAAGTGATACACCAGTTCTACCCAAAGATGatgattttatctataatataaaaaaaatcatataattttatggcattattactatataaaattatagaaagtttttatttttaatataataaaacttactTTAGTTTGAATTTGTTTATCATTTAAGTTAGACAAATCAGTGGCCAAATGATGCAAATTATGTAGAAATGATGGTGCAAATCGTAAAGTATATATCACACTGTTCAAAAAACATGTATTCCCTAAATTACATAAAGTAGCTATCCTTAATCCTTCTGTACCGCTATTTGATACATCATAACTTCCATCTTGATGATTGCTCAATTGATTACGATAACCATTCAACATTTTGCTTATAccttcataattaataaatatatattaaattatatataaatatacatacaatttaaacatattttttaaatatatttaaagtttataaaataatagaattagatAAGTTTACATACTATGAGTACAGGTATCTTTGTTTAAAAGGCCCTCCCTCTCTGAAGTCTGAGGAGCCTGAGaagtattaatagaaattgtaCGTTCACGACCAGAAAGGGATAAGCAAAATTTCTTCCTAGGAGGAACTGAACGTTTATCTGCATCTTCTTCTGTTTCTAATACTGTCATTTTTTGTTgacctaaaataataattaaaattacataatttattacattaatgtaattgaaatattaatataaatttatttaaaaaagtttattttttgaaacttaaatttactttcacagaaaagatatatatttttattgtgtatgtatatatatatatatacatatatatatatataggaatttaaatttagaaattcaattatatgtatatatatatacacacaatatatatacatattgtttttatatagaaaaatatttgtattaatttaattcatattatataaatatatagattttaaaacttaTGTACTTACGTAGTATTTAGTAGGGAAGTCATGGAACAAATGAGTTTGTTATTAACCTtagttaattgaaaaaatctgtatatacaattaaaccacaaaatattcttcgattaatACGAACTACATTTCTACTGCTGTCAGGCGGAAcagttttttttacaatattgcaGTAGCCATTACTCGTTGCAcctaatatcatatatttacgaATCGCGTTCATGTGCGATTACAATTTCACATTTACGTAGCTTTTCCTATATTGTTCACACTTCCGTCATTAACGTTTCCCTAGAACCCGTTACGAACGTTTGCGTCTAAAAATGGAGATTGGTGTGACTATGACATaagtatatattcaataaatcaaaagtaatttcatattagttaaaatacaaataaatttaagaatattttattattactttaatattagtaactcatttttttttattgtaagtttttttataattataaaaatataaaattaattatatgataaatgcataaatcaaataattattatactattatatcatttttatatatttaataatagagattaataaagatttttaatactgtataattataaaataatacaacttcttaatattatattttaaatataagtatgttatattaaagttaatttacaaaattgtattgattatttttttatatgaattttttataaagaaatataaaaaaaatatatgtaattaaatatacatatatataataaatatatatgcaattattttaataattgagtatttatttttttttctttttatgtgtattttattgcaaaaaatatttttttatttttatttattaagttatgaattattatttataatattaataataataacttatattaataataatttttaattcgcattttcttttaacataaaagacttatttttataacaattttgcaaattccattttttatgcattattacttacaaatgaattatcaataaattaataatgaaaaattaatataaaaattttataaaatttaaaaatcttgatatTGTTTGTTATagtaatttcaaaaagaatttttatttaaattttatttaaatatattttattaaatattttatgtaattttatattgtttttaaatatataactaatttttttacaataataaaatattatatataataacattattatattattgtttaatatgtattagatgaaatatatattttagattatttatatataaaaaactattttattataaaatgaacatatccttttattaaaatttaagaaaatattgtatataaaaaaaaatatagttactatacaaaattaatataggaaataatagaaaaataaattacttgtttttatataatgaatttatacaataaatttcatttgcttatatattattaatataaaatttatccaataatataactcattgtatgtaaattaagtatttataaatctaagaaaataaaatcaaatttataattttaagatatattttttttatattcgaaaatatcaataatgctttaaaatgaaaaagaagtaaattCAATTTGGAATAACTTTCGAGATAAATAGACTTTATTTTACATGAAAatgaacaattaatataataatttgttttatttaaatttgatttaatttatttatatctgataatttaattcattaaacgaatatattttatagggaATTGTATATGTTATGTTGGCTAAAatgtatatgtttattttaaaaaccgtTATGTAGacatttgaaattatcaaactgtttaaaaaaataaaaacattaatattatttttgtgcaatgtattcaaataattttgaaaaattaataattcaagcaCGGCAACTTGATGAtggtattgaaaaattaataacaacatGGAAATTGCCACATGTTTTAATTGGATGTTTTGGAGAATGTACAgaagaaacaattaattatattaaatctgtatggaatattataaaaaatacacagGTCAGTAACATCAAATATGatctatatcatataaatattataatactatttatttaaaattaaaaaaaaatatttatatatttatttaatttttaaatgtattattatataaatagaatggaATTGAGGAAATTTTATCAGAAACGAAAGATTGGAGCA
This genomic interval from Apis mellifera strain DH4 linkage group LG7, Amel_HAv3.1, whole genome shotgun sequence contains the following:
- the LOC409389 gene encoding ubiquitin specific protease-like, which encodes MTVLETEEDADKRSVPPRKKFCLSLSGRERTISINTSQAPQTSEREGLLNKDTCTHSISKMLNGYRNQLSNHQDGSYDVSNSGTEGLRIATLCNLGNTCFLNSVIYTLRFAPSFLHNLHHLATDLSNLNDKQIQTKIKSSSLGRTGVSLTSSGSRSWSSKDLLALAGPTGDNNKHRIQIATEKLHELFMALRASEARENSEPYQPDAFLQALRDVNPIFEGNQQQDAHELLVCLLDNIRETFQLLVRHRESQFGQNNDTLSDFSTEHLTDVQSEGNNSNKRSIRKSRKKKKITTRGSSSCLVQSNLNGVSVSSRPYENVKYYMKYCMKYENGHAEFPESNGDISSHRLESKKCFISEDFEGISLLRTTCLECEHVTERKETFCDICVPIDIDRSSEKDKEVRPMDSSEVYKRAVVTSELLWGRDKYWCARCLRYNEARRAVCFPSLPRLLILQLKRFSTAAGSMEKINNHMPTPLTLQCFCEECNNDQSRTTGGRSESRHVYKLYSVIMHQGATMTAGHYVAYTRLPDESAFAEYFQCDRDSKRQTSGQSSSSTNTNSSSSDKTSGILKYFRSKPSASETKEQLIRFGCRSMDCCGIRRHKHPSTWLECDDEAVHVIPLRELEDKLAPNPRNSATPYLLFYVRSVT